The Terriglobia bacterium genome window below encodes:
- a CDS encoding TatD family hydrolase — MYVDSHCHLDGQKFAPDREQVLARAREAGVEALVAIGNGSGPDDVACGIRLAGQWSMVDGRWQQQIPPSGRNDNFIRIFATIGVHPHEAALAQERHYGEMEKLARDPRVIAWGEIGLDYFYDHSPREVQQKVFIRQMELARAAKLPIVIHNRPSDNSENAWEDLFRLLREHWQSSGLGGILHCFTGTVEHARAGMDLGFMISFAGNVSYPKAVSIREAAAQIPLQRMLIETDSPYLAPVPHRGKRNEPAFVAETARHIGELRGISAEEIGSATTENFYRFFGID, encoded by the coding sequence ATGTACGTTGACTCTCACTGTCATCTTGACGGGCAGAAATTTGCGCCGGACCGCGAACAGGTGCTGGCGCGGGCGCGGGAAGCGGGCGTCGAGGCGCTGGTGGCGATCGGGAACGGCAGCGGGCCGGATGACGTGGCGTGTGGGATCAGGTTGGCCGGCCAATGGTCGATGGTCGATGGTCGATGGCAACAGCAGATTCCCCCCTCCGGTCGAAATGACAACTTCATAAGAATTTTCGCGACCATCGGCGTGCATCCGCATGAGGCGGCGCTGGCCCAGGAACGGCATTACGGCGAAATGGAAAAGCTGGCGCGAGACCCGCGGGTGATCGCGTGGGGCGAGATTGGGCTGGATTATTTCTACGACCACTCGCCGCGCGAGGTGCAGCAGAAAGTATTCATCCGGCAGATGGAGCTGGCGCGCGCCGCCAAGCTGCCGATCGTGATCCACAACCGGCCGTCGGACAACAGCGAAAATGCCTGGGAAGACCTGTTCCGCCTGCTGCGCGAGCATTGGCAGTCGAGCGGCTTGGGCGGGATTCTGCACTGCTTTACCGGCACAGTGGAGCACGCGCGGGCGGGAATGGATTTGGGATTCATGATTTCCTTCGCCGGAAACGTGAGCTATCCGAAAGCGGTTTCCATTCGCGAGGCAGCGGCGCAAATCCCGCTGCAACGGATGTTGATTGAGACGGACTCGCCGTACCTGGCGCCGGTACCGCATCGCGGGAAACGCAACGAGCCGGCGTTTGTGGCAGAGACGGCGCGGCATATTGGGGAGCTGCGCGGGATATCGGCGGAAGAGATTGGCTCGGCGACAACGGAAAATTTCTACCGCTTCTTCGGGATTGATTAG
- the ubiE gene encoding bifunctional demethylmenaquinone methyltransferase/2-methoxy-6-polyprenyl-1,4-benzoquinol methylase UbiE produces MADSPKPVVGATPEGAQDRRQAAAAVRDMFTSIAPRYDLLNHLLSFNIDRLWWRRAARSFRHILQRPGARALDLCCGTGDMAFALHRASGKQTEILGADFSHAMLVRAVQKSSGTSLRWLEADALRLPLSDASFDLVTSAFGFRNLADYDAGLREIFRVLRPGGEIGILDFGEPTGLIGRFYRLYFKRVLPAVGTVISGVKGPYAYLPASVERFPLPAEMLDRMRLAGFADVSWTPYTFGIAGLYRGKKS; encoded by the coding sequence ATGGCGGATTCCCCCAAGCCCGTCGTCGGCGCCACCCCCGAAGGCGCGCAGGACCGCCGGCAGGCCGCCGCCGCGGTGCGCGACATGTTCACCTCCATCGCGCCCCGCTACGACCTGCTCAACCACCTGCTCTCTTTCAACATTGACCGCCTGTGGTGGCGCCGCGCGGCCCGCAGCTTTCGCCACATCCTGCAACGCCCCGGCGCCCGCGCTCTCGACCTTTGCTGCGGCACCGGCGACATGGCCTTCGCCCTGCACCGCGCCTCCGGCAAGCAAACTGAAATCCTTGGCGCCGACTTCTCTCACGCCATGCTCGTCCGCGCCGTCCAGAAATCCAGCGGCACTTCGCTCCGCTGGCTCGAGGCCGACGCTCTCCGGCTTCCCCTATCCGACGCCAGCTTCGATCTCGTCACCTCCGCCTTCGGCTTCCGCAATCTCGCCGACTACGACGCCGGACTGCGCGAAATCTTCCGCGTCCTGCGCCCGGGCGGCGAAATCGGCATCCTCGATTTCGGCGAGCCCACGGGCCTCATCGGCCGCTTCTATCGCCTGTACTTCAAGCGCGTCCTGCCCGCCGTCGGCACCGTCATCTCCGGCGTCAAAGGCCCCTACGCCTATCTGCCTGCCTCCGTCGAGCGCTTTCCTTTGCCCGCAGAAATGCTGGACCGCATGCGCCTCGCCGGATTCGCCGACGTTTCCTGGACGCCGTACACGTTTGGGATCGCGGGCTTGTATCGCGGAAAGAAAAGCTAG
- the aroB gene encoding 3-dehydroquinate synthase: protein MRQVEVQLPSHRYTATIESGLLKRAGELLRAALPDRSRYFIITVPPVKKHWAKTLTASLAKAKLAHTVIEMPDGERAKTLETVRDLATKLVRRGADRKSAVIALGGGVVGDVAAFVASIYMRGIDVVQIPTTFLAQVDASIGGKTGVDLPEGKNLLGTFHQPRAVLIDPGVLSTVAPREYRSGLYEALKCGIIRRPDIFDFMEQNRERILQRDPAALEWLIAECVQVKADVVAADEREAGLRRILNFGHTVGHALEAETGYKRFLHGEAVAWGMVAASMISAAMQKADSETARRIISSVLAYAALPKVEARGKRIARRLAHDKKTMNGIVHFILPLEVGKVEVVSDVPERVVIQAVEELRHLSQA from the coding sequence GTGCGGCAAGTCGAGGTTCAACTCCCCTCCCATCGCTACACGGCGACCATCGAATCGGGCCTGCTGAAGCGCGCCGGTGAGCTTCTCCGTGCCGCTCTGCCCGACCGCTCGCGCTACTTCATCATCACGGTTCCGCCGGTCAAGAAACACTGGGCCAAAACGCTCACCGCCTCCCTCGCCAAGGCTAAGCTCGCGCACACCGTCATCGAAATGCCCGACGGCGAGCGCGCCAAGACCCTGGAAACCGTTCGCGACCTCGCCACCAAGCTGGTACGCCGCGGCGCCGACCGCAAGTCCGCCGTCATCGCCCTCGGTGGCGGCGTTGTCGGCGACGTTGCCGCCTTTGTCGCATCCATTTACATGCGCGGCATCGACGTGGTGCAAATTCCCACCACCTTTCTGGCGCAGGTGGACGCCTCCATCGGCGGCAAAACCGGGGTGGACCTCCCCGAGGGAAAGAATCTTCTCGGCACCTTCCATCAACCGCGCGCCGTGCTCATTGATCCCGGCGTGCTCTCCACCGTCGCCCCGCGGGAATACCGCTCCGGCCTTTACGAAGCCCTGAAATGCGGCATCATTCGCCGCCCCGACATCTTCGACTTCATGGAGCAGAACCGCGAGCGCATCCTGCAGCGCGATCCCGCCGCGCTCGAGTGGCTGATCGCCGAATGTGTGCAAGTGAAGGCCGACGTGGTTGCCGCCGACGAGCGCGAAGCCGGCCTGCGCCGCATCCTCAATTTCGGCCACACCGTCGGCCACGCTCTGGAAGCCGAAACCGGTTACAAGCGCTTCCTGCATGGTGAAGCGGTCGCCTGGGGCATGGTCGCCGCTTCCATGATCTCCGCCGCCATGCAGAAGGCCGACTCCGAAACCGCGCGCCGCATCATCTCCTCCGTGCTCGCCTATGCCGCTTTGCCCAAGGTCGAGGCGCGCGGCAAGCGCATCGCCCGCCGCCTGGCGCACGATAAGAAGACCATGAACGGCATCGTCCACTTCATCCTCCCCCTCGAGGTCGGCAAGGTCGAAGTCGTTTCCGACGTCCCCGAGCGCGTCGTCATCCAGGCGGTCGAAGAACTCCGCCACCTCTCCCAGGCGTAG
- the nadB gene encoding L-aspartate oxidase, with translation MKPVPSETDFIVVGAGIAGLRAAIDLAPGGRVLVLAKRELSESATQYAQGGIAAALSDEDEIGLHLQDTLNAGDGLCNEAAARVLVEEGPERIEELIAWGTEFDRNGSKLVFAREGAHSRNRILHAHGDSTGREIGRALWLKTKALKNVTLLEFEFATELCTEDGRVTGLSVMNEKGARKQVHASAVLLATGGLGQVYRETTNPGVATGDGVAMAYRAGAEISDMEFVQFHPTALYVPGAPRFLLSEALRGEGAYLRNMELARFMPKYHDMAELAPRDVVARAIAHEMELVKSPHAVVYLDLTHLNAKKLESRFPRIYKTCLDYNVDITTDLVPIRPAAHYAMGGVRTDLDGKTNLRGLFAAGEAACTGVHGANRLASNSLLEGLVYGARAAKAMREERRGHHSAAEHVAGDAGGAGGTASAADVVQQIQDLMWREVGIVRSGSQLRHAIHELEKLRGGWPQEMHRAACEAANIHEVALLIARSALAREESRGAQYRTDFPLHNDVKFRKHSVVKGDSIRFE, from the coding sequence ATGAAACCCGTACCCAGTGAGACCGATTTCATCGTGGTGGGAGCGGGGATTGCCGGGCTGCGCGCGGCCATCGATCTGGCGCCCGGCGGGCGTGTGCTGGTGCTGGCCAAGCGCGAGTTGAGCGAATCGGCAACCCAGTACGCGCAAGGCGGGATCGCGGCGGCGCTGAGCGATGAAGACGAGATCGGGCTGCACCTGCAGGACACGCTGAACGCGGGGGACGGGCTGTGCAACGAGGCGGCGGCGCGGGTGCTGGTGGAGGAAGGGCCGGAGCGGATCGAGGAGCTGATCGCCTGGGGCACGGAGTTCGACCGCAATGGGAGCAAGCTGGTATTCGCCCGCGAAGGAGCGCACAGCCGCAACCGCATCCTGCACGCACATGGGGATTCCACGGGGCGCGAAATCGGGCGCGCGCTGTGGCTGAAAACCAAGGCGCTGAAAAATGTCACGCTGCTGGAGTTCGAGTTCGCAACCGAGCTGTGCACCGAGGATGGACGCGTCACCGGGTTAAGCGTGATGAACGAGAAGGGTGCGCGCAAGCAGGTGCACGCGTCGGCGGTGCTGCTGGCCACTGGAGGGTTAGGCCAGGTCTATCGCGAGACGACCAATCCCGGCGTGGCGACCGGGGACGGCGTGGCCATGGCGTACCGGGCGGGGGCGGAGATCAGCGACATGGAGTTCGTGCAGTTCCATCCAACGGCGCTGTACGTGCCGGGAGCGCCGCGATTCCTGCTGTCGGAGGCGCTGCGCGGAGAGGGAGCTTACCTGCGCAACATGGAGCTGGCACGCTTCATGCCGAAGTACCACGACATGGCGGAATTGGCCCCACGGGACGTGGTGGCGCGGGCGATTGCGCACGAGATGGAACTGGTGAAGTCGCCGCACGCGGTGGTGTATCTCGACCTGACGCACCTGAATGCGAAAAAGCTGGAGAGCCGCTTCCCACGGATTTACAAGACCTGCCTGGATTACAACGTGGACATCACCACCGACCTGGTGCCGATTCGTCCGGCGGCGCACTACGCCATGGGCGGCGTGCGCACCGACCTGGACGGCAAAACCAACCTGCGCGGGCTGTTCGCGGCGGGCGAGGCGGCGTGCACCGGGGTGCACGGCGCCAACCGTCTGGCGAGCAATTCCCTGCTCGAAGGGCTGGTGTACGGCGCACGCGCGGCGAAGGCGATGCGGGAAGAGCGGCGCGGGCACCACTCCGCTGCGGAACACGTCGCGGGTGACGCGGGAGGCGCGGGCGGGACGGCTTCAGCCGCCGATGTGGTGCAACAGATCCAGGACCTGATGTGGCGCGAGGTGGGGATCGTGCGCAGCGGATCGCAGCTCCGGCATGCGATTCACGAATTGGAAAAGCTGCGGGGCGGATGGCCGCAGGAGATGCATCGGGCGGCGTGCGAAGCCGCGAATATCCATGAGGTTGCGCTTTTGATTGCGCGCTCGGCGCTGGCACGGGAGGAAAGCCGGGGAGCGCAGTATCGCACGGATTTTCCGCTGCACAACGATGTCAAGTTCAGGAAGCATTCGGTGGTCAAGGGCGACAGCATAAGATTTGAGTAA
- a CDS encoding M13 family metallopeptidase, which translates to MAIAQQSAPATQHPAPKPAETANSIPASYTPGLDVTAMDKSVDPCVDFYAYACGGWQQKNPIPADQSSWSLTAKLQEENRQVLRLILEKAAAPDPHRGPIQQKIGDFYASCMDEKAVNATGAGALQVDLDRIAAVRTKGDLADYLARAHPEDIGIYFGQAPLFRFGSTQDAKNSAEVIAEVDQGGLGLPDRDYYLKDDAKSQELRAKYVAHVQKMLELAGETGPAAAADAQAVMRIETALAKGSMTRVERRDPKATYHRMSRQELQALSPAFPWDRYFGAYGLSGVKSLNVVSPDFVKAMDAVIASEEPAALQGYLRWHLVHAQTRWLASPFVEEDFNFYSRTLTGARELQARWKRCVRFTDRALGEALGQAYVEVAFSAQAKQRTLTMVQQIEQAMARDIRQLSWMSEPTKQQALTKLHTVVNKVGYPDKWRDYAALKIARGDALGNGERANAFEFMRQLRKIGKPVDRTEWYITTPTVNAYYDPQNNSINFPAGILQPPLFDPKMDDAPNYGDTGGTIGHELTHGFDDQGRQFDAEGNLRDWWQSQDAKEFERRAQCVADQYAQYTIVDEIKINSKLTLGEDVADIGGLILAYMAWREETRGQKLPPVEALTPEQRFFIGYGQSWCSNQRPEVMRMRAMTDPHSPPKHRTNGVVRNMPEFQEAFHCKTGAPMAPAEKCRVW; encoded by the coding sequence ATGGCGATCGCTCAGCAGTCGGCGCCCGCCACGCAGCATCCAGCGCCAAAACCAGCAGAAACAGCGAATAGCATCCCCGCGTCGTACACGCCGGGGCTTGACGTGACGGCGATGGACAAAAGCGTGGACCCGTGCGTGGATTTTTATGCATACGCGTGCGGCGGGTGGCAGCAGAAGAACCCGATTCCGGCGGACCAGTCGTCGTGGAGCTTGACGGCAAAGCTGCAAGAGGAGAATCGCCAGGTATTGCGGCTGATTCTGGAAAAAGCAGCGGCGCCGGATCCGCACCGCGGGCCCATCCAGCAGAAGATCGGGGATTTCTACGCGTCGTGCATGGATGAGAAAGCGGTGAACGCGACCGGCGCCGGCGCGCTGCAGGTTGATCTCGATCGCATTGCGGCGGTGCGCACCAAGGGAGATCTGGCGGATTACCTGGCGCGCGCGCATCCGGAGGACATCGGTATTTATTTTGGGCAGGCGCCGCTGTTCCGGTTCGGCTCGACGCAGGACGCGAAGAATTCCGCGGAGGTGATTGCGGAGGTGGACCAGGGCGGGCTGGGGCTACCCGACCGGGATTACTACCTGAAAGATGATGCGAAGTCGCAGGAGCTTCGCGCGAAATACGTGGCGCACGTGCAAAAGATGCTCGAGCTTGCGGGGGAGACAGGGCCTGCGGCGGCGGCGGACGCGCAGGCGGTGATGCGAATTGAAACCGCGCTGGCGAAAGGTTCGATGACGCGAGTCGAGCGGCGCGATCCCAAGGCGACCTATCACCGCATGTCGCGGCAGGAACTGCAGGCGTTGAGCCCGGCATTCCCGTGGGACCGCTATTTCGGCGCCTACGGCTTGTCGGGCGTGAAGTCGCTGAACGTGGTGTCGCCAGATTTCGTCAAGGCCATGGACGCCGTGATCGCCAGCGAAGAGCCGGCGGCGTTGCAGGGATACTTGCGGTGGCACCTGGTGCACGCGCAGACGCGCTGGCTGGCGTCTCCGTTCGTGGAGGAGGACTTTAACTTCTACAGCCGGACACTGACAGGCGCGCGCGAGCTGCAGGCGCGGTGGAAGCGGTGCGTGCGCTTCACCGACCGCGCGCTGGGTGAGGCGCTGGGGCAGGCGTACGTGGAGGTCGCGTTCAGCGCGCAGGCCAAGCAGCGCACGCTGACGATGGTGCAGCAGATCGAACAGGCGATGGCGCGCGACATCCGGCAGTTGAGCTGGATGAGCGAGCCGACGAAACAGCAGGCGCTCACCAAGCTGCACACGGTGGTCAACAAGGTTGGATATCCGGACAAGTGGCGCGACTACGCGGCATTGAAGATCGCACGCGGCGACGCGCTGGGCAACGGCGAGCGGGCGAATGCGTTTGAGTTCATGCGGCAGTTGCGCAAGATCGGAAAGCCGGTGGACCGGACGGAGTGGTACATCACCACGCCGACGGTGAACGCGTACTACGATCCGCAGAACAACAGCATCAACTTCCCTGCCGGGATTTTGCAGCCGCCGCTGTTCGATCCCAAGATGGACGACGCGCCCAATTACGGCGACACCGGCGGCACCATCGGGCACGAGCTGACGCACGGCTTCGACGATCAGGGCCGGCAGTTCGATGCCGAAGGAAACCTGCGCGACTGGTGGCAGTCTCAGGATGCGAAGGAATTCGAGCGGCGGGCGCAGTGCGTGGCCGACCAGTACGCGCAGTACACGATCGTGGACGAGATCAAGATCAACAGCAAGCTGACGCTGGGCGAGGACGTGGCCGACATCGGCGGACTGATCCTGGCGTACATGGCGTGGCGCGAGGAAACACGCGGGCAGAAGCTGCCGCCGGTTGAGGCACTGACGCCGGAGCAGCGGTTCTTCATCGGCTATGGGCAGAGCTGGTGCAGCAACCAGCGTCCGGAGGTGATGCGCATGCGGGCGATGACCGATCCGCACTCGCCGCCGAAGCATCGCACCAACGGCGTGGTGCGCAACATGCCGGAGTTTCAGGAGGCGTTCCACTGCAAGACGGGCGCGCCCATGGCGCCGGCTGAGAAATGCAGGGTGTGGTAA
- a CDS encoding TerC family protein yields MAAPPSTIDRRPTTVNHLTFWIAFNTFVVLMLVLDLAVFHRKPHAIRFREALGFSIMWVAMAAAFAVLVFYWRGRATALEFVTGYLVEESLSVDNLFVFLLIFRYFRVPSHYQHKVLFWGILGALIMRGAFILAGVTLIRRFHWIIYVFGAFLIYTGARLFREQEQEIHPEHNPVLRMFRRWVPVTPDYVGGRFTVRQPGLFATPLLLVLIVVETTDVLFAADSIPAVLAITRDPFIVYTSNVFAILGLRSLYFALAGMMEAFHFLHYGLSAILIFIGMKMLLSSYYPIPTEYALITVGLVLLTSVVASLLIAPKENRPKPEA; encoded by the coding sequence ATGGCAGCACCGCCATCGACCATCGACCGTCGACCGACGACCGTGAACCATCTCACCTTCTGGATCGCGTTTAATACTTTCGTAGTGCTGATGCTGGTGCTGGACCTGGCGGTCTTCCACCGCAAGCCGCACGCCATCCGTTTTCGCGAGGCGCTCGGCTTCAGCATCATGTGGGTGGCGATGGCGGCGGCGTTCGCGGTCCTCGTCTTTTATTGGCGCGGGCGCGCCACGGCGCTGGAATTCGTCACCGGCTACCTGGTCGAGGAATCGCTCAGCGTCGACAATCTCTTTGTCTTTCTTCTGATCTTCCGTTATTTCCGCGTGCCCTCGCATTACCAGCACAAAGTCTTGTTCTGGGGAATCCTGGGCGCGCTCATCATGCGCGGCGCCTTCATCCTCGCCGGGGTCACGCTCATTCGCCGCTTTCACTGGATCATCTACGTCTTCGGCGCCTTCCTCATCTACACCGGCGCGCGCCTGTTTCGCGAGCAGGAGCAAGAAATCCACCCCGAACATAACCCCGTCCTGAGAATGTTCCGGCGCTGGGTGCCGGTCACGCCCGACTACGTCGGCGGGCGCTTCACCGTCCGCCAACCGGGCCTGTTCGCAACGCCCCTGCTGCTGGTGCTCATCGTGGTCGAAACCACCGACGTTCTCTTCGCCGCCGACTCCATTCCCGCCGTGCTGGCCATCACCCGCGACCCGTTCATCGTCTACACCTCAAACGTCTTTGCCATCCTCGGCCTGCGCTCCCTCTATTTCGCGCTCGCCGGCATGATGGAAGCCTTCCACTTTCTCCATTACGGCCTCTCCGCCATCCTCATCTTCATCGGCATGAAAATGCTGCTCTCCAGCTATTACCCCATCCCCACCGAATACGCGCTCATCACGGTCGGCCTGGTCTTGCTGACCTCGGTTGTCGCCTCGCTCCTCATCGCGCCTAAAGAGAACCGCCCAAAGCCTGAAGCCTAA
- a CDS encoding M28 family peptidase, with product MLVFSACNRDSSVSASPAEPAPKPASVPAGASLPHADGQRALQYTREVVAFGPRYVGSPGHAQTEAYLRKELSGDNLQEDTFTASTPAGSLRMTNFIAKFPGKKDGLIVVTGHYDTLYGRKDFVGANDGGSSTGLLLELARQLRGKQLDGYSVWLVWFDGEEAIRQWSPTDSTYGSRHLATKWANDGTLKKIQAFLLLDMIGDADLNVERDANSTPWLQDVIYKAATELGYAPHFFGRPNQIEDDHLPFARAGVPVADLIDLNYGPNNSYWHTPQDTLDKLSPQSLEIVGSLVLQTISLLNPN from the coding sequence ATGCTCGTCTTCTCGGCCTGCAATCGAGACAGCTCCGTCAGCGCCTCCCCCGCCGAACCCGCGCCCAAACCCGCTTCGGTGCCCGCCGGCGCTTCGCTACCGCATGCTGACGGACAGCGCGCGCTGCAATATACGCGCGAGGTCGTCGCCTTCGGCCCGCGCTATGTCGGCAGCCCCGGCCACGCCCAAACCGAGGCGTATTTGCGCAAGGAACTCAGCGGCGACAACCTCCAGGAAGACACCTTCACCGCCTCCACCCCCGCCGGCAGCCTCCGCATGACCAACTTCATCGCCAAGTTCCCGGGCAAAAAGGACGGACTGATCGTCGTCACCGGCCACTACGACACCCTCTACGGACGCAAAGATTTCGTCGGCGCCAACGATGGCGGCTCTTCCACCGGCCTGCTGCTGGAACTCGCCCGCCAACTCCGCGGCAAGCAACTTGACGGCTACAGTGTCTGGCTGGTCTGGTTTGACGGCGAGGAGGCCATCCGGCAGTGGTCGCCCACGGATTCCACCTACGGCAGCAGGCATCTGGCCACGAAGTGGGCGAACGACGGCACGCTCAAGAAGATCCAGGCCTTCCTGCTGCTCGATATGATCGGCGACGCCGACCTCAACGTCGAGCGCGATGCCAATTCAACTCCGTGGCTGCAAGACGTGATCTACAAGGCCGCGACCGAACTCGGCTATGCACCGCACTTTTTTGGCCGCCCAAACCAGATCGAAGACGACCACCTGCCGTTCGCCCGCGCCGGCGTCCCCGTGGCTGACCTCATAGATCTGAACTACGGTCCCAACAATTCTTACTGGCACACGCCCCAGGACACGCTGGACAAACTGAGCCCGCAGAGCCTGGAAATTGTGGGAAGTCTAGTGCTGCAGACGATCAGCCTGCTGAACCCGAACTGA
- the deoC gene encoding deoxyribose-phosphate aldolase, whose product MSWQAAARMIDHTLLKPEASREQIEKLCREAARFDFASVCVNAYWIPVCAAILRPTPVKVCTVVGFPLGATLTSAKRFETVEALRLGADEIDMVMNVGAMKSGDHARVENDIRALAEVTHDAGGLLKVIFENVLLTREEKIAASELSLAAGADFVKTSTGFSSGGATVEDVALMRATVGNLAGVKAAGGIRTADQMMAMVAAGADRIGASASVAICRKLGAPY is encoded by the coding sequence ATGAGCTGGCAGGCGGCTGCCCGCATGATCGATCACACGCTGCTGAAGCCGGAAGCCTCGCGCGAGCAGATCGAAAAGCTTTGCCGCGAGGCGGCGCGCTTCGACTTCGCCTCGGTGTGCGTGAACGCGTACTGGATCCCGGTTTGCGCCGCCATCCTGCGGCCCACGCCGGTGAAGGTGTGCACCGTCGTGGGGTTCCCACTGGGAGCAACGCTGACCAGCGCGAAGCGCTTCGAGACGGTGGAAGCGCTGCGGCTGGGGGCCGATGAAATTGACATGGTGATGAACGTGGGCGCGATGAAGTCGGGCGACCACGCGCGGGTGGAGAACGACATCCGCGCCCTTGCCGAGGTCACGCACGATGCCGGCGGGCTGCTGAAGGTCATCTTTGAGAATGTGCTGCTGACGCGAGAAGAGAAAATCGCCGCCAGCGAGCTGAGCCTGGCCGCGGGAGCGGATTTCGTGAAGACCTCCACCGGGTTCTCGTCGGGCGGCGCGACGGTGGAGGATGTTGCGCTGATGCGCGCGACGGTGGGCAATCTGGCGGGAGTGAAGGCGGCGGGCGGGATCCGCACGGCCGATCAGATGATGGCCATGGTGGCGGCCGGCGCGGATAGGATCGGGGCGAGCGCCTCGGTGGCGATTTGCCGGAAATTGGGGGCGCCGTACTAA
- a CDS encoding GAF domain-containing protein, whose product MTTTATQTVPVQVDSLLLEVADVVNTTLDLNTILRRVAELVRRVIEYEHFAIMLLNEKTQEMRIRFSIGHPPEAIERCRIKVGEGVTGLAAQRREPVLVNDVLKAPHYIETLPQVRSELAVPLIIKNRVIGVIDIEAPQPGYFTEDHKRLLSLVASRIAIGIENARLYTRTSRQAKTLAVLNEISRDLTSILNLDQLLQRVGEAVTRLIDYQMFSVLLVDPARAILEHRFSLRFNESVQIKHDIPLGKGLVGYSAQHKEPVLVGDVGKDPRYINANPETRSELCVPLIYKDKVIGVLDIEHTRRGYFTEDHVRTMTTLAAQVAIAIENARLYEHVARQERRLQKDLALAHELQFRLLPQCCPVIGNAELAAKFVPAREIGGDLYDFLPYERRAQGRKRGEERNPNLGIAIGDVSGKGAPAALYAALASGFLRSHASSRPGAAEMLSLLNQSLSARRIDGQYISVAYALWDDHCRQLRVANSGLPRPLYCHNGRVERVESVGLPLGLFDDPQYDEVTYRANPGDVFVFFSDGVLDAQNREGDMFGGTRLVKVIEANCERSADDIVTAIFAAVGEFTAGESPYDDQTVVVLKVLRQSGKKK is encoded by the coding sequence ATGACCACAACCGCGACCCAGACCGTGCCCGTGCAGGTTGACTCGCTGCTGCTGGAAGTGGCCGACGTGGTGAACACCACGCTCGACCTCAACACCATCCTGCGGCGGGTTGCGGAACTGGTGCGCCGGGTCATTGAGTACGAGCATTTCGCCATCATGCTGCTGAACGAGAAAACGCAGGAGATGCGCATCCGGTTTTCGATCGGGCATCCGCCGGAGGCGATTGAGCGCTGCCGGATCAAGGTGGGCGAAGGCGTGACTGGGCTGGCCGCGCAGCGCCGCGAGCCGGTGCTGGTCAACGACGTTCTGAAGGCACCGCACTACATCGAGACGCTGCCCCAGGTGCGCTCCGAGCTGGCGGTGCCGCTGATTATCAAGAACCGCGTCATTGGAGTCATTGACATCGAAGCGCCGCAGCCGGGGTATTTTACCGAAGATCACAAGCGGCTTCTCTCGCTGGTCGCGTCGCGCATTGCCATCGGAATCGAAAATGCGCGGCTGTACACGCGCACCTCGCGGCAGGCGAAGACGCTGGCGGTGCTGAATGAAATCAGCCGGGACCTGACGTCGATTCTCAACCTCGACCAGTTGCTGCAGCGCGTCGGCGAGGCGGTAACGCGGCTGATTGACTACCAGATGTTCAGCGTGCTGCTGGTGGACCCGGCGCGCGCAATCCTGGAGCACCGGTTCTCGCTGCGCTTCAACGAGTCGGTGCAGATCAAGCACGACATCCCCCTCGGCAAGGGCCTGGTCGGTTACTCCGCGCAGCACAAAGAGCCGGTGCTGGTGGGCGACGTCGGCAAGGACCCGCGCTATATCAACGCCAACCCGGAGACGCGCTCGGAGCTGTGCGTGCCGCTGATCTACAAGGACAAGGTGATTGGGGTGCTCGACATCGAGCACACGCGGCGCGGCTATTTTACCGAAGACCACGTGCGCACCATGACGACGCTGGCGGCGCAGGTGGCGATCGCGATCGAGAATGCGCGGCTCTACGAGCACGTGGCGCGGCAGGAACGCCGGCTGCAGAAGGACCTGGCACTGGCGCACGAACTCCAGTTCCGGTTGCTGCCGCAATGCTGCCCGGTGATTGGGAATGCGGAGCTGGCGGCGAAGTTCGTACCCGCGCGCGAGATCGGCGGCGACCTGTACGACTTCCTGCCATACGAGCGGCGCGCGCAGGGCCGTAAGCGCGGCGAGGAGCGCAATCCGAATCTTGGCATCGCGATTGGCGACGTGAGCGGCAAGGGCGCTCCCGCCGCGTTATATGCCGCGCTGGCCAGCGGGTTTCTGCGGTCGCACGCCAGTTCGCGGCCGGGCGCAGCCGAGATGCTGTCGCTGCTGAACCAGTCGCTGTCCGCACGCCGTATCGACGGACAATACATCTCGGTGGCGTATGCGCTGTGGGACGATCATTGCCGACAGCTGCGCGTGGCCAACTCCGGGCTGCCGCGGCCCTTGTACTGCCATAACGGCCGCGTCGAGCGAGTGGAGAGCGTGGGCCTGCCGCTCGGCTTGTTCGACGACCCCCAGTACGACGAGGTGACTTACCGGGCGAATCCCGGCGATGTGTTCGTCTTCTTCAGCGACGGCGTGCTCGACGCGCAGAACCGGGAGGGCGACATGTTCGGGGGCACGCGGCTGGTGAAGGTGATCGAGGCCAACTGCGAGCGCAGTGCCGACGACATCGTGACCGCAATCTTCGCGGCCGTGGGCGAATTTACGGCGGGCGAGAGCCCGTACGACGACCAGACCGTGGTCGTGCTCAAGGTCCTGCGGCAGTCCGGCAAAAAGAAATGA